Within Candidatus Aegiribacteria sp., the genomic segment TAAGCACAGATGCTTCGTCAGTCTTCTGGACCTTGTAAACCTTTCCCCCGGCAACAGGCTCTCGGTGGTAATGGATCCTGAAATCCCCGACAGAATGGTAGTACTGACATCGAAGATCCCGCCGGAATCTGACTGAATCTTCTTCTAATTTTACAGCACTTCATTGCTGCCCCGTTCTTCGAGGGGATAACAACTGAAAGCTCATTCATATCACACCTGTTCTGTCAATGCAGGTTTCTTCACCTGAAGACCCGAATCGGGATGATAGCTGATGTAATAACTGATACACACATATACAAGAAGAGTAACTGCAAGACCCCAAAGAGCCGTGAGCTGTGACTGGTAGAAAAGGAATATCTGCGTAACGAATATGTTGATAAGAACCGCACGTTTGAACCAGTGTGCGGCTGTTATTCTCGATGATCGAAAGCGCAGAAGACCGATAATAACGAACATGCTGCCTATAAAAGCTCCAACGATTGATAGACCGGACACATCATCAAACGGAATCCAGTTCGGACTCACCCATCCGAAAATTGTCGCGAATTGAAGAAGGCTTACGAGTACGAATAGAATCATGACTGTCGGGATTACCCTGGGTATGGAAAGAAGGTGGTTTAGCGTCACATATACTTTTCGACGAATGAAATAGTAGCTGCGCAGATACCGGGACTCCGGAATGGTGCTGCTTCCGAGCGTTTCGCGAATGGATCTGTTCACGGATATTTCCCTTTCCGTGAGAGGAAATCTGTTGATCAGGTGTCGAAAAACCAGGAACAGTGTCATGAACAGTGTGTACAGGATCGCAATCGTTGGCTGAAAGAAATAGTCGTTATCTTCTGTTATGAATTTTCCAAGTTCATCAATAAATAAGCCGAATCCCACTCCGCTTATGAATGCCGCCAGACGTCGTATTGACGGGTTCCAGAAGCGGAAGAGCATGACCAGAGCCGCAAGCATCAGAAGACCGCCCCACAACATGTGGGCGATATGCAGGGAGCCGAATGCGATCTTTGGGTAGTGCGTCATAGCGAGGAAAGCTCGATTAATAATGATTGTAACAACAGCCATAACCATGAGAAGCTCGAGCAGGTTGCCTGTATCGATGTCACGCACAGGAAGATTACTCTTGCTAGAAAACATACCTGATTCCGATACCTGCGTTCATGTCGAAATCCGTATCCGGAATTATATCAATAATCCCTGCAACTTCGATGAATAGGTCAAGCGGTGCTCCGCTGAGGAGCCATGAAATCCCTACAGGAGCCCTGAAGCCTAAACTGGTTTCGTCTTTGAGGATAATACGGCCGCCGAAACCGTAATAAATCGGAAGAAGGCCACTATCATCATTGATTACATTGAAACTGTGCCATAGATAATCCGCATGGAGATGAAGTTTATCTTCACCACTGTCCCGAAGCGACCAGGATATTGCACCATCAAGTGCGGTAGAGCCGCCAAGCCAGAGCTTCATGCTGATACCTGTAGGTTCTCCGAGTATTGCTCCGAGTTCAAAACCACCCGGACCCGAGGATGATATCAATGCTGCTATGATTAAAGAATGTATCATTTTCAACTCCTGTTCTATTCCAGAACGTGAATATTCCATGTTATCAGCAAAAAAATCAATTATCCATATATCTATAAATAACAATAACAGGAATAACAAAGTGCAAATTCAAGGGATAATTAAGGACTTGACATTCTATCAAATATTTTCAATAAAGCAGTATTCTATCATTATTAAATGTAGTATTCATAATCGAAGTTCCTATAATTAAATTGGAGGTTGCAATGAGGAATAACTTTAAGCAATATAGCGGGAAGATCGCGAGTATCAGCACAATGCTGCTTCTTGTGTGCCTTCTGTGTATCACTGCCGCTCCGGTCACGGCTCAGTGGACCGCTGAAAGAGGTTCATTCAGGTACGCCGTAATTATTCGGAATGATACATATGCGGATCCTGAATGGGCTGAAGTGGTCGACAGCCTTGTTGCGAAGTATTCTGCAAGTGTCTTTTCTTATGACAATAATATGTATGACATACAGGAAAGTCTGGGAGCATACGCGCCGGATTACATGGCATTTGTTTCTGAAAAGGAAAATGCAACAGCAACATATGTTGATACAATCTGGAAATTCGGCCGCGGACTTGATGACGATCCATACGGAGACGCGATATGGGGAATTATCACCGGATACGATGTTACCGATGCTCTCCGGATTGCTACAGGGCCTGAAGGATTCGATGTAAAAACCGTTCTGGGTGGAACAACAAGCTGTGATCTGAGTCATTACCCTCAAGGTATTGCTACCAGCGAAGCTACTTACGGACTCTATTATACCAAGGCATTGAACGATCCCAATACAGTTATGCATACCGACGGTCCGACGGACAGGACGGAATGGCTTGTTAGCTGCCTGAATGCCGATACTGTTGATATTTTTATCACAAGCGGACATGGAGCTCACTACCAGTGGCAGATGCACTATCCGACTTCAGGCAACGAAGGCTATTTCAGGTCGTCTTCTTCTGGACAGGCGTATGGTCTTGCTCATTCAGGTACTGAATTTGATATAAACTCGACTAATGCGAAGATTTTCTTCGGTCTGGGTAACTGCCAGATCGGCAAGATTGTCAATAGTTATTCGATGGCCCCGGGATGGCTGCACACCACTGGAGCTTATTTCTATACCGGCTACGTAATAAACGAAGGTTCGTACAGCCAACAGCACGGAGGGACCAAGGCGTTTTTCGAACGTCAGGTTCATTACACCTGGCCTGAGGCTTACTTCCTTGCGAATCAGGAACTTTATTATGACAAGTACAATGGTGTACCGGGAGCGGGAGGCGCACCTGACATGAACGGTTCAGCGATGTACGGAGATCCGGCAATGGAGGCGAGGGTCGCTGACGTTGGTGTTTACGATGAGCTGCTCTACACTGAGGAAGTACTTATTGACAGTTCAGGCTCACCATGGCAGGGCACTGTCAGAATTACAATGAATATTGATGGAACTCCGGGATATACCAGTAAATGGGGAAACAGACATCCAGTTGTTCTTCTGCCCGTCAGATTGCAGGACATCGCAATAGTAAGCCATGACTGCAAGGATGCTGTGGTAACCGATAATTTTGCACTGCTTTATATCTGGAGTCAGGGCGAACCTGCGCTGACGGAGGGTACGACAAGGGAAGTCGTTTTTACTTGTAATCCTCTTACAGGTATAAGCGGAGGCGACGTACAGATTCTCACCGACTGTAACCTCGTGAGCAACCCTAATCCGTTCTCCGGTTCGACTGTCATATCGTTTGACCTTCCTGAACAGATGCCTGTTACACTTGAGATATTCGATATCTCAGGAAGGCTTGTGGACACACTGATCAATGAAACGATGCAAGCAGGGAACAATACGGTAACATGGGGTGGGAACGTGGCGAACCAGGTTCCCAGCGGTATCTATATCTGCAGACTGGTAGCCGGATCCGCTGATTACACAACAAGAGTGGTGCATCTTAGATGAGTATCGGAATAAGCCGCAAGCCGGTAACTCTATCAGCCCGGATAATTATTATTTCTGTCATTCTGCTGTCTCTTTCAGGAGAGACAGCAGGAGACGGATATGCAGGTGAATCACGACAGTTTGATTATGAATGGGTTCTGATCGATTCGATCAACGCTTCAATAAGGATCCCCACCGGTGAGAAATGCGTGATCACTTATATGAATGATACGGGAACACTGATGTTTGAACCGCCGGAAGACGGTCTGACAAGCATGGCTCAGGACGCTGTAGACAGAGCTCCCGAATGGATACAGATAGATCTGGCAGACAACCTCTCGAGACTTTCGGATTCCTATCAGGATATATATGCTGACATGATTCTGGAAGCCTCTGATCCGCATGTTGATGAGATAATATTTGAAGTAGCGCATCTGGCACCGGAGGTGCTGGGCAGCAGCTTCTTTTATCCGGAAGTTCTTGAATTCAATGTGTCGCTGCTGTACGATACGGACGAACATCTGCCCTATGCAGACATAATAGATTACGGCACTTCACTGACCGGTGGAGATTATTACTCGACTGTTGAATACAGGGTTTACGAGGATCCCGATACACTGACTTTTGAACTGCCGCGGGAAATCTACTACTGGTTTGTCGTTCATCCGAAACTGCACAAAGAGAGACCGGATTATATCAACCCTGCGACAGGGGGTCACGCAGATCCTCCTGACGGTGTTTTCTGGAGGGATTATCTGTTCAACCATGCGGATACTGGATATCCTCTTCTGAAAGACTCCCTTTCTGTCTGCACCACTCTCTGGAACTGTAATCAGAACAGTCTCGACAACGGAGCTATAGGGGCTCTTACTACATGGATCACAACGGTTATGCAGTTCATTTCCACACCTCACCACAACCAGCCTGTCAGGATATATCACCTGCACAGAGGAACCTGCAGTGTTCATTCATATCTTACAGCTGCCGCGTCCAGAACAGCGCTCATACCGACAACGATTTCAGCAATGTACCGAGATAATCACAAAACAAACGAGTTCTGGGAGAGGGAGTGGATAGCCTGGGAGCCTGTGGGAACACATATAGATGATCCCAGGGTTTACGATCCCGGCTGGGACTGGGATATAGCCTCAGTATTTGACTGGAGAGGAGACGGCTATACCTGGAACGTGACTGAACGGTATACCGATGTCTGTACTCTGTCAGTCAATGTGACCGATCTTCTGGGAAACCCTGTAGATGGAGCCTGCATAGTACTTAACAGCAATGGCAGTCCGGGCCCTCGATGCCTTGTTGATTACACAGCAAGTTCAGGTACAGGTCAATATCTCTTCGGTGACAGCCGACCGCTTTACATTTTGGTAACAAGTCCCATAGGTAATTATCCTGCATCTGGGTACCACACTGTCACTACTTCAACAGGAATCGGCGCTCACTACATTATGGACGTAACCCTTCCAGGAGAGGTTGCCTGGCTGGATGTCTCACCCGATACATTACCTGAACCACCAGACGATGATTACCGGATCGTGATTGAATTCGATACTCCTGGTGAAACCGTATACGGCAAGAACCTTGACGATATGGACGTATACTCTGAAACGTATGCTGTGGGAAACGTTGATTTCTTCATTTGTGACGAGAGCAGCTATGCGAATTACACTGGCGGCAATCCGTTTGAAGCATTTGAGATAGCGGAGGATACCTCTTCCAGAGCTGTGGATTTCATCATTCCGTCAGACGAACAGTACAGTTCTGTCATATCGAACGAGTCGTCTCTCAACGTAACACAGCGTGTTAACGTGACAGCCTATCTCTATGTTGATCAGACAGGTATTACGGAACAGACGGAGACCGGTGGGGTTTCGCCTCTGTGTTTCCACAGTATTTATCCCAACCCATGTACTTCGTCACCTTCAATATCCTTCTATCTTGGTGGCCTTTCGGCAACTGATGTACGAATTGAAGTATATGACATGCACGGAAGGATGATCTCTGTTCTGAAAGATGGCCTGCTTGATCCGGGAAATCACATCATTTCCTGGGATGGAAGAGACGAAAGTGGCGTACCCGTTCCGTCAGGTGTCTATTTCTGCAGAGGTGTTACGCAGGCTGGCAGTTCCGATTCCTCAAGATTGGTTCTGCTCAGGTAACAAAAGGAGTATAAATGAGTTTCAGGAAGATGTACTTGACGGCATGCCTTATCATAGTGAGTCTTGTTTATGCTTTGCCGGTGGAGCGGAATACCGCTGAGGCGGTAGCGGAATCCAAACTGTTTCATGATGGTCGACTGGATGATCATTCGGTTACTTTCCTCACTGTAATCATGGATGATGAGGGGGGTTCAACATTGGCTTATGTATTCGAGCTGAACCCCGCCGGTTACGTGATAGTGGGTGCGGATGACATGCTCCCTCCGGTGATTGCTTATTCCTATACCGATCATTGCACTGACGACCGGCACGACAGGAACATCCTTTTCGACATAGTAAGGATGGATCTTATCGCACGGCTCTCCAGCTTGAATAATATCACAGAAGAACATCAATCCGAGTGCGGGAGACAGTGGGATGAGTACATTACGGGGGATTTCGTTACTCTGTCCCCGCTGATGCTTGAACAGTGGCCTCCAGAGGGATCAACCCCCACAGGCGGATGGCTCATGGAAAACTGGACTCAGAGCCCCCCGTACAATAACTACTGTCCAATGGACCTGAATGCGGGGTCCAGGAGTGTTGCAGGATGTCCTGCAGTAGCCATGGCTGCTATCCTGAACTTCCAGGAGGAGATAAACAGTACTCGATTCGATGACTCCACTGATGATTACTACCATAACTTCTATGAATCCTACTGGATAGACGATGATCATGTGGCCCATGATTTTCCCTCCTGGCCGGAACTGAACGCGTATCTGGACACTCTTGAAAGTCACTGGGACAACTCGGTTCCGATCACTTCATCAGATAAGGCTGCTATTGTATTTGCCAGCGGAGCCGCATGCCATCAGGTTTATTCAGCATCGGTATCCGGCACCTACGGTGTCGGTCAGGCGGCAACCGCGTATCAGAGATTCACCTTTGTTGATTCCGAATTGTTGTATGCCACGTCCGACAGCCTGTACGAGAGGCTGTCTCAGAATATGATCGATGCTATGCCTGCACATTTTGCCATAGTCGATGAAGGACCCACTTACGGGCATAATATTGTAATTGACGGGTACAATACAGATGATTTCTATCACTTCAACTTCGGCTGGGGCGGCAGTTACAACGGATGGTATG encodes:
- a CDS encoding T9SS type A sorting domain-containing protein codes for the protein MRNNFKQYSGKIASISTMLLLVCLLCITAAPVTAQWTAERGSFRYAVIIRNDTYADPEWAEVVDSLVAKYSASVFSYDNNMYDIQESLGAYAPDYMAFVSEKENATATYVDTIWKFGRGLDDDPYGDAIWGIITGYDVTDALRIATGPEGFDVKTVLGGTTSCDLSHYPQGIATSEATYGLYYTKALNDPNTVMHTDGPTDRTEWLVSCLNADTVDIFITSGHGAHYQWQMHYPTSGNEGYFRSSSSGQAYGLAHSGTEFDINSTNAKIFFGLGNCQIGKIVNSYSMAPGWLHTTGAYFYTGYVINEGSYSQQHGGTKAFFERQVHYTWPEAYFLANQELYYDKYNGVPGAGGAPDMNGSAMYGDPAMEARVADVGVYDELLYTEEVLIDSSGSPWQGTVRITMNIDGTPGYTSKWGNRHPVVLLPVRLQDIAIVSHDCKDAVVTDNFALLYIWSQGEPALTEGTTREVVFTCNPLTGISGGDVQILTDCNLVSNPNPFSGSTVISFDLPEQMPVTLEIFDISGRLVDTLINETMQAGNNTVTWGGNVANQVPSGIYICRLVAGSADYTTRVVHLR
- a CDS encoding thiol protease/hemagglutinin PrtT, whose translation is MSFRKMYLTACLIIVSLVYALPVERNTAEAVAESKLFHDGRLDDHSVTFLTVIMDDEGGSTLAYVFELNPAGYVIVGADDMLPPVIAYSYTDHCTDDRHDRNILFDIVRMDLIARLSSLNNITEEHQSECGRQWDEYITGDFVTLSPLMLEQWPPEGSTPTGGWLMENWTQSPPYNNYCPMDLNAGSRSVAGCPAVAMAAILNFQEEINSTRFDDSTDDYYHNFYESYWIDDDHVAHDFPSWPELNAYLDTLESHWDNSVPITSSDKAAIVFASGAACHQVYSASVSGTYGVGQAATAYQRFTFVDSELLYATSDSLYERLSQNMIDAMPAHFAIVDEGPTYGHNIVIDGYNTDDFYHFNFGWGGSYNGWYDFPLSGMPYGMNFIEGIILDIGEGPQGIEDGDTESGGMHLTLVCRNNPVLTDLSISIALQQSSHVNLAIYSITGRLVGTLADREFNTGSHEFNWNSDGSPSGVYIVRAMNTQGMVSEKITVLK
- a CDS encoding T9SS type A sorting domain-containing protein; protein product: MSIGISRKPVTLSARIIIISVILLSLSGETAGDGYAGESRQFDYEWVLIDSINASIRIPTGEKCVITYMNDTGTLMFEPPEDGLTSMAQDAVDRAPEWIQIDLADNLSRLSDSYQDIYADMILEASDPHVDEIIFEVAHLAPEVLGSSFFYPEVLEFNVSLLYDTDEHLPYADIIDYGTSLTGGDYYSTVEYRVYEDPDTLTFELPREIYYWFVVHPKLHKERPDYINPATGGHADPPDGVFWRDYLFNHADTGYPLLKDSLSVCTTLWNCNQNSLDNGAIGALTTWITTVMQFISTPHHNQPVRIYHLHRGTCSVHSYLTAAASRTALIPTTISAMYRDNHKTNEFWEREWIAWEPVGTHIDDPRVYDPGWDWDIASVFDWRGDGYTWNVTERYTDVCTLSVNVTDLLGNPVDGACIVLNSNGSPGPRCLVDYTASSGTGQYLFGDSRPLYILVTSPIGNYPASGYHTVTTSTGIGAHYIMDVTLPGEVAWLDVSPDTLPEPPDDDYRIVIEFDTPGETVYGKNLDDMDVYSETYAVGNVDFFICDESSYANYTGGNPFEAFEIAEDTSSRAVDFIIPSDEQYSSVISNESSLNVTQRVNVTAYLYVDQTGITEQTETGGVSPLCFHSIYPNPCTSSPSISFYLGGLSATDVRIEVYDMHGRMISVLKDGLLDPGNHIISWDGRDESGVPVPSGVYFCRGVTQAGSSDSSRLVLLR